The Phacochoerus africanus isolate WHEZ1 chromosome X, ROS_Pafr_v1, whole genome shotgun sequence genome has a segment encoding these proteins:
- the LOC125118972 gene encoding olfactory receptor 13H1-like — MAKDNATAVLEFLLIGIANYPEWRVTFFTLVLITYLSTLLGNGLIIFLIHMDPHLHTPMYFFLSNLSFLDLCYGTVSLPQVLVHCFSTHLYLSYPRCLTQISVSLVLGTAECLLLAVMAYDRVVAISHPLRYAVVMSGPVCVWLAAASWGSSLVLSAMLLLSLQLRFCGANVINHFVCEILSLLKLACSDTSLHELMILITGIFTLLLPFGFVLLSYLRIAVAVLRIRSVQGRLKAFSTCGSHLAVVTIFYGAAISTYMKPQSKLSPDRDKFISVFYGALTPMLNPLIYSLRNKDVKGAMRKVMAKKA; from the coding sequence ATGGCAAAGGACAACGCTACAGCAGTACTTGAGTTTCTCCTTATTGGAATCGCCAACTATCCGGAGTGGAGAGTCACATTTTTCACACTGGTGCTGATAACTTACCTCAGCACATTATTGGGGAATGGACTTATCATCTTTCTTATCCATATGGACCCTCATCTCCACACTCCAATGTACTTCTTCCTTAGTAACCTGTCTTTCTTAGACCTTTGCTATGGAACAGTCTCTCTGCCCCAGGTCTTGGTGCATTGCTTCTCTACCCATCTCTACCTCTCTTACCCACGATGTTTGACCCAAATTAGTGTCTCCTTGGTCTTGGGTACAGCAGAATGCCTCCTACTGGCTGTCATGGCCTATGACCGTGTGGTTGCTATCAGCCATCCCCTGCGCTATGCAGTTGTTATGAGTGGcccagtgtgtgtgtggctggcGGCTGCCTCCTGGGGGTCATCACTTGTGCTCAGTGCCATGCTCCTCTTATCCCTGCAACTTCGCTTCTGTGGGGCTAATGTCATCAACCATTTTGTCTGTGAGATTCTCTCCCTCCTTAAACTAGCCTGTTCTGACACTAGCCTTCATGAGCTTATGATCCTCATCACAGGTATTTTCACCCTGCTCCTACCCTTCGGGTTTGTTCTCCTCTCTTATCTCCGAATTGCCGTGGCTGTTCTAAGGATTCGTTCAGTCCAAGGTAGGCTCAAAGCCTTTTCTACATGTGGTTCTCATTTGGCCGTGGTGACAATCTTCTATGGGGCAGCCATTTCCACGTATATGAAACCACAGTCCAAGTTATCTCCTGACAGGGACAAGTTTATCTCGGTGTTTTACGGGGCTCTGACACCCATGTTGAACCCCCTAATATATAGCCTCAGGAATAAGGATGTCAAAGGGGCAATGAGGAAAGTTATGGCCAAAAAGGCATAA
- the LOC125118121 gene encoding olfactory receptor 13H1-like produces the protein MDIPVIDNASEVTEFVLVGLSNHPKAQAAFYCTMVAVYLVTLVGNSLIIVVVRVEKQLHTPMYFFLSNLSFLDICYSSNSVPFLLFNGLKDYPTISYTGCYAQMTIALSLGMTECLLLAVMAYDRFIAISNPLHYSIIMNHQVCVQLAVVTWASAFLLAIIPIIAIPARFCGHNIINHFTCEVQALLKLICSDTPVRLILGLVISIFTLPLPFTFILISYTRIVVAVLRIRSAEARFKAFSTCGSHLTVVTIFYGTAIYMYLKPQSREYQDQGKVVSAFYGVVTPMLNPVIYTLRNKDVKEALRKRIRKTKS, from the coding sequence ATGGATATTCCGGTTATTGATAATGCCAGCGAAGTGACAGAGTTCGTCCTGGTGGGTTTGTCTAATCATCCAAAAGCCCAGGCTGCCTTTTACTGCACCATGGTAGCAGTCTACCTGGTCACGTTGGTGGGCAACAGTCTCATCATTGTCGTGGTTAGAGTAGAAAAGCAGCTTCACACccctatgtattttttcttaagcAATCTGTCCTTCCTTGATATCTGCTACTCTAGCAATTCAGTGCCTTTTTTATTGTTCAATGGTTTAAAAGACTACCCCACCATTTCCTATACTGGTTGTTATGCCCAGATGACCATCGCTCTTTCTCTGGGGATGACAGAATGCCTCCTCCTCGCTGTCATGGCTTATGATAGATTTATTGCAATCTCCAATCCCCTGCATTACTCCATCATTATGAATCACCAGGTCTGCGTACAGTTGGCTGTGGTAACCTGGGCTAGTGCCTTTCTTTTAGCAATAATACCAATCATTGCAATTCCTGCCCGTTTTTGTGGACACAATATCATCAACCATTTCACCTGTGAGGTGCAGGCCCTGTTGAAACTCATCTGCTCGGACACCCCAGTCAGACTTATTCTGGGTCTCGTCATCAGTATATTCACACTGCCTCTGCCCTTCACCTTCATCCTCATCTCCTATACTCGCATTGTGGTTGCCGTGCTGAGGATCCGCTCTGCAGAGGCCAGGTTCAAAGCTTTCTCTACCTGTGGCTCCCATCTGACTGTGGTCACCATATTTTATGGGACTGCCATCTACATGTACCTGAAACCTCAGTCAAGGGAGTACCAGGACCAGGGTAAAGTCGTGTCTGCATTTTATGGTGTTGTAACCCCTATGCTGAACCCTGTCATTTACACCTTGAGGAACAAGGATGTGAAAGAAgccctaagaaaaagaattaggaagACAAAGTCCTAA